A region of the Scomber scombrus chromosome 17, fScoSco1.1, whole genome shotgun sequence genome:
CTTCGCAGATTGTTCCTGATAAAAGCTGAGGGTGACTCTGCTGGATAAACTCAGACTCTTGATGAGCAAGACGGGGTGTCTCAAAGAATCTGCAGGATAGCATGTTCAGGTGATAACTCATGGATATAAATCAAATTACAGAGAGCATTAATAAAGTCTGGGTCCTCATATTGTAGTGTGAAGCTGCCTTGAAGTTCAACTGATTCAGGTACTTCAGGAACCACCACTTTACGGGACATTCTTGGGGAGATTTTCACCAGCAGCAAtaagaaacaagaaacaagGATAAAGGACAACATTTGCTTTAGAAATTGTCTTTGGTTTATTCACCTTGTCTGAATACTTGTAAGGAAATGAAGTGATTAGGCTGTTCAGTCTGTCTGAAGTAATATAGCCTTTTGAAATCAACTTCTTAAGACACAAAGACAGTTCAACTGTAATAACACCTTCATAAAAGTTGTGCAATATGTCTGGAGAAAAACCAGGGACGGGGTGAAAATAAGACAGATGCTTACTTAGTACACATTCACTTTTAACACCATTTAGGGGAGACCGGGGCTtgttgtcacactttttacactcttatatatttcttggaatcaatacatcatattaaaaaaagtgtACCAGATTAAAGACCAAAGACTCaggtatatattttgtattcatgtcattttcatgtCTTGTGTCAGTGCAGAGTTATAGGCAATCAAATGGAGAGTGTGAACATGTGACATGTTGCCCCACCATTGGGTAAGTTGTCTCACTATACGGGGTAAGATGTCACACTGGATTTTGCAACTaataaaacaaggacaaaattattgttgttctttttcttttacttgaaAGTGAACATTGAAGTCAGGCACAGACAATGTTTATCATTGAgtttgaaaaagtaattgaaCATGGCCATTGAACAAACGTTAACACAAAATATTATGCAACATACACTGGATTAAAGTCCTTGGGAACTGCTGGCTCTCAGCCTCAAATGCCCGTTTTacctttcttaaactcaaaatTCCAGATTGAATTGAACTACAAAAATTATGAAATTTAAACCAGTCCTGAAATGTGGCCATTGTTCCAACAACTGGAAGatccattcataaaaactcaaacaaaaccTGATAAACGAATTTCCTCACTAAGTCATACGTGACAACTGACCACAAAATGACTGAGACATGTTGCCCCAAACTACCATGTTTGCTAAAGCTAGCTCTAGTTTAAAGTTAGcttaaaacagaacaatgatTGAAGTATGACAGGATGTCTTAATCTCTCCTCTAACAAGTCCACATTTATCACTGTTAGGATTTTTACCTGAAAGAAgcttattttgaaatatatcaagttgatattttttactttgggtTGTGCAAAATGGTTAATTGGTGCTCATCTCAGCTCACAATGTGCTATTCTCTTCTCAGACAGGACATGACACCTGACCATATAAAGGAACAAAACTAGTATTCCACTTTTTAGTTGCGCCCTCTGGTGGAGAAGATAATTGCAATGTGACAACTTACCTGTGTGACAACAAGCCCCGGTCTCCCCTACATGtggaacattttcattattaagtTGTACAAGAAATGTATTGTGCTGTTCTCTGGAACATAGCTGAAAATCAAAAATTGCATTGGTTGCTATTTCACCTCGATTTGTCAAACAAAATCTACAGAAATTGTTTACATTGAAACTCTCCTGAAAGCCGGCAAGACACAAAATACTGAACCTTTTACATAGTTATTACGAGTTTGCACAAACACCCCTGTTTGTTGCAGTGTTTTAAATCCTTAATTAAAGGATTGAGAGACTTCTCATAACCAAACTGCTTAACATCACAAGTCTTTCCAAGGAGAGCTAAATGAATTGAGAGTAAAGTGGAACAAAACTTTGAGGGTAAATTAAGAATCACCCAATAAACAGCAGTAATCTTATGAATTTTCTTTGATGTGCCTAACTGGTTACACAATTCAAAACCATCTATATATAGACGTAATGCAATAAACACCTCCTGTTCtccaaaaagttaattttgctTAAAGTATTTACCATCTTGAAAAGTTTTGTAATACCCTGGAGTACACTCTTGACTGAAAACAAGCTTTTCCAGAAACTCTACTCTATTCATTAAAAGGTCAATAACCTGattcacaaaaacataaaagtagGCTTTTCTTGAAGACCAGTCGTACAACAACTCAGTTGGTTCAATGATGGAGAAATGCTCACCGAAATATCTATTTCTCCTATAATCCGTTGATAATGTACCTTTTTCTGATGTCGTAACACGTGTTGgatttttttcaaacacaatGTTACATATCTCTTGAACAGCTTCTTCCCCAACTTCAATATTATGTTTTGCAAAGACCTCTTTGAGAATTGCAGTTCTATGAAACTTGGAAAGGGACAAAATATCATTCAATTATTCTATAATTGCCTGTATTGCATGTTTCGACACATGTAGCAGTTATTGCATACGAAGAAAAAGGGAAACTAATCTGTGCTTGAGTATTTCGGAATCTACATTCTGTACACAATCAGGTTCACCTTTTTCTGTGAAATCCAATCTAGGACtacttttcaatgaaaatcCAGCTTCAGGATTAACATTACGTGGCTGGTCTGTGTAACTAGACTGAAAATCACTTATTTCCCCTTATTGGTGTCAGTAAATCTCTTAGCTTATGGTTTTTATGATTCTGTGATGTATGACCATTAAGGCTGTTAAGGCGATTGGTTTCAAAGCTGCACCCTACGAATGGGCAACACTATCTCTCTGCGTCTAAAGTGATGATGcaaatgaattaatattttctttttacagcaAATGTCCTTGAATTCACACAACCAGCTCTGAAATGTTAAGATCTCTTGCCTTGGGACAGTCCTGTGTAATCTTGAAAGTTATGATTTCAAAGCACTCATGGTCCTAAAAGTGCAACAACACACTGTGTGGATGCAAGGCCAAGTCGGTAGTGTTTCAACAGAACAGCTTCAACAGCATGGGTGAACTTGCAGAACTTGCAATGCATTCAATCTGAAAAACAAAGGTGACAATTTGCTGGGAATAAGCAAAAAAGTCAGTAGaaatttttaacattttaataatttaatgacaATGTAAACAGTAGGCTGGACACTTGAGTTGACAagactgacaatataatattgTGTCctgttttaaattttaatacattttgctgCAGTAAAGATGAATTACAATTAATTTATATAAATTAAGGACATGCAACTCAACAAATAACACCTACAACAGTCTAGGTAAGCCTTGTTTTTAGCCTGATGAAGCATTGTGAGCATCAGTTAGTCGCTAGCTTTCACTAATGactgttaaattaaatataattccCTTATCATTTCaacttaattaaattaaaggtcAGTTAAAAACTTACCAGGCAGCACAACCAGACTGAGACTTCAAGTGAGAAGTGCCAACTCGGAAAGTTGGCTTTCCCACATTTTACAACACAGAAACAAGAGTTAACAAAAAGGTtgttcctaaccctaaccccaactaAAAGATACTGCATTAATAACTCACCAAATTCTTTTGAAGCAAACAACTGCTGCTTTGTTACGCTAACTAACATCGCCTCAAATGtcaataatttatattttcaagTCTTAACAACTACTTACAACTACCACTTACAAACTACTGTTTTAGgccaaaaaatataatttggcttttttttttttttttaaagtgcatggGGGATCaagccttctgctctgctgcacaaTGCCTGTAGAACAGCCTAACAATCTGAGAGCAGCACAGACCCTAgactctttaaaaacaaactttctgttcaggaaaacattttcaatttaaatattattattataattatcttTATGTGGTGTGTTCTATGTTACTACAGGCAAgtcttaaaatgtatataaaacactCTACTTTGAATATAATTACTTACTTAAATTACTTACTTAATATAAATACTTTTTCCACAAAATGATCTCCTGGTCtactacttcactgtaaagtccattctcagtgtttgcgCACTGAAGgattcaagtttccacatcacacaaatgtaaattgaatatttgacCAGGATTGGCTTCGAAACtacttgtgatgtcacaaatcatgctggTAAATCCACCCATTAAAATGGAATTTACAGTGAGCTTGGAGAaattttccactttcagcaggaCATTCAAAGAATGTCAAAGAAACATTCAACTGTttgaacaagaagaaaaacacattttgagtgtAGGGGTAATACTGTAGCACTTTCAGTTTCAccatgaatgaaaagtgtggtACAAATTAAATTTACTAGCATACCCATGTGCCATGCAGTTATGTTAGTGGTATCTGCATGTATCCTGCCAGCTGTGTACGGTGATTTACCAACTCTGTCTACCAGTAGGTGTGAGTTTGAACTCTAACACTATAAATCACAGAGtttataaattattttctctcctATCAgcaaatgaaactaaatatttattatgtCAGAGAgggcacacgcacacatttgAGGAGCTGCCGCGTGACGTCAGACCCGAGTCGCCCTTGTTCCAATCAAAcaggggtttttttctttttaaaaagcaaacacatcTAAAAAGCAATGTGTTATCAAATTGtgtttaattatctttttgACTGGGATGTGTTATGGGTGGGAATACAACACACTCCATAAagttttttacaaaaaaaaaaaaaaaaggtgggtgggggtgggttttttttcaaaggcTCGGGCGTTGCCAAGACAACCACCCCAGCAACTTCTGTTGTCATTAGCTACCCAGCTGGCGTTCGGAACGACCCAGATGCATTAGCTGTTAGCAAACAAGCTGTACAAAAACATCAGATAACGCTAATCAGTATCGATATCTACAGTATAAGTACACAAACAATGGACTCAAATTCGTTATATTATTCCTTGGAGCTCGTTGCTGGTACTGGATGTACTTTAAACATTGAGCAAAAGTCCGCCCTGCAAACTTCCCTGGTGATCCTGAAGAAAAACTACAAGTTCCACAGAGTCTTGTTTTGGGGCAAAATTTTGGGATTAAAGGGGGATTATTATATTGCTCaagggagaggagaagatgagATGAAGGATACAACGAATCTGTACAGGTAAGATGATTTCACCTGTGATTTCACATCATTGCACTGAGTGTATTTCTGCCACTGATGTGTGTGAAATCTGTCTGCCTGTTTGTTATCTCCAGCTTCAACTGCATGGACTGGTTCCTGCTTCCCCCTGCCACACACACTATGATCGAGGAAGTGTCCAAAACTGCAAGGGGTCGCTTCATGGGTGACCCCTCATATGTGTATGAGCTCCTTGAGATCCAAAGGCAAGGAGAGGGGGATGATGCTGTAGAGGAGGAGGTAGTGGTGAGTATGATCAACAATAAACAGTGTTAAATTACCCACAGCTTGATTATTATGAATCCATCTGTCTACTGTCATGCAAACAAAATATTTGAGCACATCATTTATTCCATCGAGCATTAATGACAGCCAaaacaagtgcacatatgggaccaaaattaaatatacagttCTATAAAGAAGAAACTGCTAAAAACACAGTGGTCCTTTGCCAACAGATACAGCTCTATTTAGTCTCACGGGTCTGTTGCAACGAAACAAATGAGTGGCTGCTTCAATTGATGATGAATGACAGGAAAAGAGGTAATAAGGTTCTTCAATTTCCTGGCTGAAATGAACGCTATCTGTACTGTTATGAAATTCCAGACCAAAGTGAATGAGGAAAAGAGGCTGGCAGTGACAGTTCATCAGATTGATGAGGAAGTGTCTGTGGTACCACGCAGCGCATTCATCAAGAGTCCACACGGCCTGGTCCAGATGAACCGCAGCTTTGGTGGTAATATAGATTACTCTGCCACATGTTGTGTCTCATTACAGAGTGTGAACATTTGCAGCGGCATGCAACTGACCCTGAAGTGTTTCATTAAGAACGGCTACAATGtggtatttattttatgtaatctCATATGTATTTCATGTCGATGAATTGTGAATTGTTTCCTCAGGTCTCTCTCACTCAGAGGCAGGAAAGCTTGACAGTTTCCTTCACCTCTCTGAGTCAAAGAATCTAAAGAAGAAATCCATCCTGGAGATGGCTGATTTGAACCCAGCCATCGACTTCCTGGATGTACTGAGCGATGACATTCCCAAAGGTGAAACGACAGAATTGCATGCAACCAGATATCAAAATTTTCAAGATTTGTTGCCAGTAtttcagcacacaaacacactgtttttgGTGTGTCTTGTAATCACTGAGCTCTAAGAGGTTTTGTAAGGACACTATGGCAAGTCAAACCAGTAGAGAAAGGGTCATCCgattataacacacacatattttgaGCCAGGTGGGTTCCAACTGCCTTGCTACATTATGACCAAATGAGCTGTGATTCAGCATTAATCATTATGTTGATTTATCTGACAAAGTCTAAGGAATTTCATCCAAGCAACTGAATCATTTTAACAGTAAAACGGTCGGTTAAGCAACCAGataaacttttgaaataaatTCCAAATCCTTGAGATGTCAACAGACCTTCCAGATGGGATAGGTTTTCTGGGAATATGTTCTCATCCAGATTCATGTGCAGG
Encoded here:
- the rsph9 gene encoding radial spoke head protein 9 homolog isoform X3, whose product is MDSNSLYYSLELVAGTGCTLNIEQKSALQTSLVILKKNYKFHRVLFWGKILGLKGDYYIAQGRGEDEMKDTTNLYSFNCMDWFLLPPATHTMIEEVSKTARGRFMGDPSYVYELLEIQRQGEGDDAVEEEVVIDEEVSVVPRSAFIKSPHGLVQMNRSFGGLSHSEAGKLDSFLHLSESKNLKKKSILEMADLNPAIDFLDVLSDDIPKGSWSLQFECASKVCVIRSLLWPGRTFYHVPMTPQHGYIYIGDGTKNLDLPFML
- the rsph9 gene encoding radial spoke head protein 9 homolog isoform X1; the encoded protein is MDSNSLYYSLELVAGTGCTLNIEQKSALQTSLVILKKNYKFHRVLFWGKILGLKGDYYIAQGRGEDEMKDTTNLYSFNCMDWFLLPPATHTMIEEVSKTARGRFMGDPSYVYELLEIQRQGEGDDAVEEEVVTKVNEEKRLAVTVHQIDEEVSVVPRSAFIKSPHGLVQMNRSFGGLSHSEAGKLDSFLHLSESKNLKKKSILEMADLNPAIDFLDVLSDDIPKGSWSLQFECASKVCVIRSLLWPGRTFYHVPMTPQHGYIYIGDGTKNLDLPFML
- the rsph9 gene encoding radial spoke head protein 9 homolog isoform X2; this encodes MDSNSLYYSLELVAGTGCTLNIEQKSALQTSLVILKKNYKFHRVLFWGKILGLKGDYYIAQGRGEDEMKDTTNLYSFNCMDWFLLPPATHTMIEEVSKTARGRFMGDPSYVYELLEIQRQGEGDDAVEEEVTKVNEEKRLAVTVHQIDEEVSVVPRSAFIKSPHGLVQMNRSFGGLSHSEAGKLDSFLHLSESKNLKKKSILEMADLNPAIDFLDVLSDDIPKGSWSLQFECASKVCVIRSLLWPGRTFYHVPMTPQHGYIYIGDGTKNLDLPFML